In Legionella beliardensis, the following are encoded in one genomic region:
- the glyA gene encoding serine hydroxymethyltransferase — translation MFDKQGTIANFDDQLWQAIEAEKKRQEEHIELIASENYASPRVLEAQGSVLTNKYAEGYPGKRYYGGCEYVDIAERLAIERAKQLFKADYVNVQPHSGSQANAAVMMALLNPGDVIMGMALPHGGHLTHGSKVNFSGKLYQVIDYGLDVKTGLIDYDALEEKAQQHRPKLIIAGFSAYSQQLDWARFRAIADSVGAYLLADMAHIAGLVAAGLHPSPIPYADVVTTTTHKTLRGPRGGLILARSNEEIEKKLNSAVFPGMQGGPLMHVIAAKAVAFAEALQPEFKVYQQQVLANAKEMAKTLLGRGYAIVSGGTQNHLLLVDLIEKNITGKDADAALSKANITVNKNSVPNDPRSPFVTSGLRLGTPAVTTRGFKEKEINTVSGWICDILDNMGNEDVLTRVKKQVVQLCHDFPVYSN, via the coding sequence ATGTTTGATAAACAGGGCACGATTGCTAATTTTGATGACCAACTTTGGCAAGCAATAGAGGCGGAAAAGAAACGGCAAGAAGAGCATATCGAGTTAATTGCCTCTGAGAATTATGCAAGTCCTCGTGTTTTAGAAGCACAAGGTTCAGTACTTACAAATAAATATGCGGAAGGCTACCCTGGTAAGCGTTACTATGGTGGTTGTGAGTATGTGGATATCGCTGAACGTTTAGCCATTGAGCGAGCTAAACAATTATTTAAAGCAGATTATGTGAATGTACAACCACATTCTGGTTCGCAAGCAAATGCAGCTGTCATGATGGCTCTTTTAAATCCAGGTGATGTAATTATGGGCATGGCCTTACCGCATGGTGGGCATTTAACCCATGGCTCAAAAGTTAATTTCTCAGGAAAGCTGTATCAAGTTATAGATTATGGCCTTGATGTAAAAACAGGCTTAATTGATTATGACGCCTTAGAGGAAAAAGCACAGCAACATCGCCCTAAACTCATTATTGCTGGTTTTTCAGCTTATTCACAGCAGCTAGATTGGGCACGCTTTCGTGCTATTGCGGATAGCGTAGGGGCTTATTTACTGGCGGACATGGCGCATATAGCAGGGCTTGTTGCTGCAGGGTTACATCCATCGCCCATTCCTTATGCTGATGTTGTGACAACAACAACGCATAAAACATTACGAGGGCCTAGAGGTGGCTTGATTTTAGCCCGCTCAAATGAAGAGATTGAAAAAAAATTAAATTCTGCTGTTTTTCCAGGTATGCAAGGTGGCCCTTTAATGCATGTCATCGCAGCGAAGGCAGTCGCCTTTGCCGAAGCGTTACAACCTGAATTTAAAGTCTATCAACAGCAAGTCTTAGCCAATGCAAAAGAAATGGCAAAAACATTGTTAGGAAGAGGGTATGCTATCGTGTCTGGTGGCACACAAAATCACTTGCTGTTAGTTGATCTAATTGAAAAAAATATAACAGGCAAAGATGCTGATGCAGCATTAAGTAAAGCAAATATTACGGTAAATAAAAACTCTGTACCTAATGATCCGCGCTCACCTTTTGTAACAAGTGGCTTGCGCTTAGGAACGCCTGCGGTAACTACACGTGGCTTTAAGGAAAAAGAAATAAACACAGTGAGTGGCTGGATTTGTGATATTCTTGATAACATGGGTAATGAAGATGTTCTTACTCGGGTTAAAAAGCAAGTTGTACAATTGTGTCATGATTTTCCTGTTTACTCTAACTAA
- a CDS encoding efflux RND transporter periplasmic adaptor subunit has product MKKRMAIMIIALIIVFGGIIAFNLFKGVMIKRFFSQYQSAPVTISSVKAIQKNWEPRIAAVGNFVAINGVEVNSEASGKVVAIHFDSGQYVQKDMPLIDIDDSVEQAQLKFNQADKDLKAISYQRQADLYKRGATPSSNVDEAKANLEQAQANVEKIEAQIRQKHILAPFSGRVGIRQVNLGQYISPGQTSIVTLQSLDPLYLEFNLPEQFYKRLHLQQKIQFSVEGLPKLFFTGEITAINAKVDTNTHNILVQATVPNCPAQALQDPTKSKLISIKKDEDRNITIINCDTNLNTKNRINEFIFIPGMFAAINIEQPSIPNVVVLPSTAISYSLYGNSVFLIEKNKDGKKDEKGNDILQVRRVFVHTGEQEGNYTIIKDGISPGQTVVSSGELKLQNGTRVVINNDVKLNDVANPDTLGQ; this is encoded by the coding sequence ATGAAAAAGCGCATGGCTATTATGATAATAGCGTTGATAATTGTTTTTGGAGGAATTATTGCCTTTAACTTATTTAAAGGCGTTATGATTAAGCGCTTTTTTAGTCAATACCAATCTGCGCCAGTTACGATCTCGTCTGTAAAAGCAATTCAAAAAAATTGGGAACCACGTATCGCGGCTGTTGGTAATTTCGTTGCTATCAATGGCGTCGAAGTTAACTCGGAAGCCTCAGGTAAGGTCGTTGCGATTCATTTTGATTCAGGGCAATACGTTCAGAAAGACATGCCTTTAATAGATATTGATGACAGTGTTGAACAAGCTCAATTAAAATTTAATCAAGCAGATAAAGATTTAAAAGCCATTAGTTATCAGCGACAAGCCGATTTATATAAGCGAGGCGCCACCCCAAGCTCAAATGTCGATGAAGCTAAAGCTAATTTAGAGCAAGCTCAAGCTAATGTAGAAAAAATAGAAGCACAAATTAGACAAAAACACATTTTAGCCCCCTTTTCAGGAAGAGTAGGTATTCGTCAAGTTAATTTAGGCCAGTACATTTCACCAGGACAAACCTCTATTGTTACTTTACAATCCCTAGATCCGCTCTACCTTGAATTTAATTTACCGGAACAATTCTATAAACGCCTACACCTTCAGCAAAAAATTCAATTTAGTGTCGAAGGTTTACCAAAGCTATTTTTTACTGGTGAAATTACGGCTATCAATGCTAAAGTAGATACCAATACTCACAATATTTTAGTACAAGCAACAGTACCTAACTGCCCTGCTCAAGCCTTACAAGATCCTACCAAATCAAAGTTAATATCTATTAAAAAAGATGAAGATAGAAATATAACAATTATCAACTGCGATACCAATTTAAATACAAAAAATCGTATTAATGAATTCATTTTTATTCCTGGCATGTTTGCCGCAATTAATATAGAGCAGCCTTCTATTCCTAATGTAGTTGTTTTACCTTCTACAGCTATTTCCTATAGCTTATATGGCAATTCAGTATTTCTTATTGAAAAAAATAAGGATGGAAAAAAAGATGAAAAAGGTAACGATATTTTACAGGTAAGACGCGTATTTGTGCATACAGGTGAGCAAGAAGGTAACTATACAATCATCAAGGATGGCATAAGTCCAGGCCAAACAGTAGTAAGCTCAGGTGAACTTAAACTACAAAATGGCACCCGAGTTGTCATTAATAATGATGTCAAACTCAACGATGTAGCAAACCCTGATACGTTAGGGCAGTAA
- a CDS encoding efflux RND transporter permease subunit translates to MNFTDIFIKRPVLATVISLLIFLFGLNSLTTMQIRQFPQMDNTVITITTSYPGADSNLIAGFITTPLEAAVASAEGIDYMTSSSTQGLSTITLTIKLNFNPQVAFTDVMSKVQQTLNQLPPQAQQPVIIKSSDASTPLMYISLDSLDMTPQQITDYAVRVVQPQLQTVDGVAQAQILGGATYSMRIFLDPVKMAAFKVTPADVTQVLARNNFLTAAGNTKGEYVALSITAKTDLNNTEEFSKLIVRSDKTAIIRLKDIGKIELGSQDYNTAVTFNGKKAVFIAITPTPTANPLTVISKVRKLFPSITREFPPSLTGTIVYDATDFIRASIKEVILTIMEAALIVIVVIFLFLGSIRSVIIPVVTIPLSLIGVCTLMLFLGYSINLLTLLAFVLAIGLVVDDAIVVVENVHRHLEEGKTPLSAAIIGAREIAVPVIAMTITLAAVYAPIGFMGGLTGALFKEFAFTLASAVVISGIIALTLTPMMCSKLLSSEMSSGKFAHFLDRKFNTMKVYYQRKLHSLLDTRAIMLVLAAVILLMLPYLYSTTPTETAPEEDQGFFFVVGTAPQYATINYIAAFTQLFDKIYKSFPETAHYFNINTSAPVSGMVLKPWDERSRSQFALKQPLQHKLDQVAGLKTFAVIPPPLPGGGSGTPIQFVIKTTNDFQTLFEISNQLLNKAQKSGYFIFLDNSLKFNQPEIELQINRSKAADLGLDMQDIGSSLTSALSGNYVNFFNLQGRSYQVIPQLDRRYRLTAEQLGKIYVRSKSGTMIPLSTVVTPLEKTQPNAVTHFQQLNSATIQGVTMPGVTLGQGLALLQNEAKSILPRGYTYDFGGQSRQYIQEGTALVFAFFLSIIVIFLVLAAQYESFRDPLIVLISVPMSICGALIPLNLGLASINIYTQVGLITLIGLISKHGILIVDFANQLQREKKLDKRAAVEEAAAIRLRPILMTTAAMVFGVFPLLIASGAGAVSRFDIGIVISAGLLIGTFFTLFVVPTMYTYLAADHRHEGPDNLETKANPPLAHNT, encoded by the coding sequence ATGAATTTCACCGATATTTTTATTAAGCGTCCAGTATTAGCTACCGTTATTAGCTTACTCATCTTTTTATTCGGCTTAAATTCATTAACTACCATGCAAATCCGTCAATTTCCTCAAATGGATAATACAGTTATTACGATTACGACCAGTTATCCTGGGGCTGATTCTAATTTGATTGCAGGCTTCATTACCACCCCCTTAGAAGCGGCTGTTGCGAGTGCTGAAGGCATTGATTATATGACTTCTTCTAGTACGCAAGGCTTAAGTACTATAACCTTAACAATTAAATTAAATTTTAACCCGCAAGTTGCCTTTACTGACGTCATGAGTAAAGTACAGCAAACTTTAAATCAATTACCGCCACAAGCACAACAACCAGTCATTATTAAAAGCTCTGATGCCTCAACACCTTTAATGTACATAAGTCTAGATAGTCTTGATATGACACCACAGCAGATTACCGATTATGCCGTGCGTGTCGTACAACCCCAATTACAAACTGTGGATGGTGTAGCGCAAGCGCAAATCTTAGGAGGTGCAACGTACTCCATGCGCATTTTTCTAGACCCTGTCAAAATGGCTGCGTTTAAAGTAACGCCCGCTGATGTTACACAAGTGCTGGCACGCAATAATTTTTTAACTGCAGCTGGAAATACCAAAGGTGAATATGTCGCTCTTAGCATAACGGCTAAAACTGATTTAAATAATACCGAAGAATTTAGCAAGCTTATTGTTAGAAGTGATAAAACAGCAATTATACGTTTAAAAGATATAGGTAAAATAGAATTAGGCTCACAAGACTATAATACAGCGGTAACTTTCAATGGTAAAAAGGCCGTATTTATTGCCATTACTCCAACACCAACGGCTAATCCACTGACAGTTATTAGTAAAGTGCGGAAACTATTTCCTTCTATTACTCGTGAATTTCCTCCATCTTTAACGGGAACTATTGTTTATGATGCAACTGATTTTATTCGAGCCTCCATTAAGGAAGTTATTTTAACTATCATGGAAGCAGCCTTGATTGTTATTGTCGTTATTTTTCTTTTCCTAGGTTCAATTCGCTCAGTTATTATACCTGTAGTCACTATTCCCCTATCACTTATTGGTGTATGTACCTTAATGCTATTTTTAGGGTATTCAATTAATCTATTAACTCTCTTAGCCTTTGTATTAGCTATTGGGTTAGTTGTAGATGATGCGATTGTTGTTGTAGAAAATGTTCATCGTCATTTGGAAGAAGGTAAAACCCCTCTGAGTGCTGCGATAATTGGTGCTCGCGAAATTGCAGTGCCTGTTATTGCAATGACGATTACGCTAGCGGCAGTTTATGCCCCTATTGGCTTTATGGGCGGATTAACAGGTGCTCTTTTTAAAGAATTTGCATTTACTTTAGCAAGTGCTGTGGTTATTTCAGGCATTATTGCGCTTACTTTAACGCCTATGATGTGCTCTAAATTACTCTCTAGCGAAATGAGTTCAGGAAAATTTGCTCATTTTTTAGATAGAAAATTTAATACGATGAAAGTATATTATCAAAGAAAATTACACAGCTTGCTTGATACTAGAGCTATCATGCTTGTGCTTGCTGCTGTCATTTTATTAATGCTACCTTATTTATATTCTACGACGCCTACGGAAACCGCACCTGAAGAAGATCAAGGATTTTTCTTCGTTGTCGGAACAGCGCCTCAATACGCAACAATTAATTATATTGCCGCCTTTACTCAATTATTTGATAAAATTTATAAAAGCTTCCCTGAAACGGCCCACTACTTTAATATTAATACAAGTGCGCCTGTTTCTGGCATGGTCTTAAAACCTTGGGACGAAAGAAGCCGCTCTCAATTTGCCCTAAAACAACCCTTACAACATAAATTAGATCAAGTGGCTGGCTTAAAAACATTTGCTGTTATCCCACCGCCTTTACCAGGGGGCGGCAGTGGTACACCAATTCAATTTGTTATTAAAACAACCAATGATTTTCAGACGCTATTTGAGATATCTAATCAATTACTTAATAAAGCCCAAAAAAGCGGTTATTTCATTTTTCTCGATAACAGCCTTAAATTTAATCAACCTGAAATTGAACTACAAATTAATCGCTCAAAAGCTGCTGATTTAGGTTTAGATATGCAAGATATTGGTAGTAGTTTGACGAGTGCATTATCTGGCAATTATGTTAACTTTTTTAATTTGCAAGGCCGCAGTTATCAAGTTATTCCGCAATTAGATAGGCGATATCGTTTAACCGCAGAGCAACTGGGCAAAATTTATGTGCGCTCTAAAAGCGGTACGATGATTCCTTTATCGACCGTTGTAACACCACTCGAAAAAACACAACCAAATGCTGTTACCCATTTTCAGCAATTAAATTCTGCCACTATTCAAGGGGTAACTATGCCTGGCGTTACCTTAGGGCAAGGTTTAGCGCTTTTGCAAAATGAAGCCAAATCGATTTTACCTCGCGGCTATACGTATGATTTTGGCGGCCAGTCTCGACAGTATATCCAGGAAGGAACTGCTTTAGTTTTTGCCTTCTTCTTATCTATTATTGTCATTTTCTTAGTTTTAGCAGCCCAATACGAAAGCTTTCGGGATCCTTTAATTGTTTTAATTAGCGTACCTATGTCTATATGTGGTGCATTAATTCCACTTAATTTAGGGTTGGCATCCATTAATATTTATACCCAAGTTGGGCTAATTACCTTAATTGGATTAATCAGTAAACATGGCATTTTAATTGTGGATTTTGCTAATCAATTGCAAAGAGAGAAAAAGTTAGACAAACGTGCTGCAGTAGAAGAAGCAGCTGCCATTCGTTTGCGCCCTATTCTCATGACCACTGCTGCAATGGTTTTTGGCGTATTTCCTTTATTGATTGCCAGTGGGGCTGGCGCGGTCAGTCGATTTGATATTGGTATTGTGATTTCTGCTGGTTTATTGATAGGTACTTTTTTTACACTCTTTGTAGTACCAACCATGTATACTTATCTGGCCGCTGACCATCGCCATGAAGGGCCAGATAATTTAGAGACTAAGGCAAATCCGCCGCTGGCTCATAATACTTAA
- a CDS encoding valine--tRNA ligase: MDKTYSPQAIEKFRYQDWETQHFFQPQGDGPNYCIMLPPPNVTGSLHMGHGFQHTLMDILTRYHRMQGNKTLWQPGTDHAGISTQLVVERQLENKGLQRKELTREQFLEHVWQWKEESGHQITSQMRRIGSSVDWKRERFTMDEGLSGAVQKVFVQLYDEGLIYRGTRLVNWDPKLGTAVSDLEVISQEEDGFLWHICYPIVDSDEFLIVATTRPETMLGDVAVAVHPEDTRYQHLIGKQVALPLCDRQIPIIADDYVDREFGTGCVKITPAHDFNDHEIGKRHNLPAINILTKKGAINKNAPLKYQGMDRFIARKQVIEDLTEKQLLIKTEPHKLKVPRGEKSNVIIEPLLTDQWYVKIKPLAEPAIDAVKKGEIRFVPENWTKTYFQWMENIEDWCISRQLWWGHRIPAWYDSHGHIYVGYSEKDVRFKYKLDDALHLKQDEDVLDTWFSSALWPFSTLGWPERTPELEQFYPTSVLITGFDIIFFWVARMIMMGLKFTGKIPFKEVLITGLIRDSEGQKMSKSKGNVLDPLDIIDGIDIDTLVAKRTANLMLPSLKEKIAKATRKEFPEGIPAFGTDALRFTFCSLASFGRNVRFDLHRVEGYRNFCNKLWNAARYVLLNTEEQIDLEDGAFQYSPADQWILSCLQHTIADCHHYLATYRFDLLANTLYEFVWHEYCDWYLELSKPVLYDPQALGAMKRGTRRTLIHILDQVLKLLHPIMPFITEEIWQRTSKLTSQNSESIMLSTYPKVNEQFINTALEAQMAWVKEVIQSVRTIRSEMGISPAKLIMLQVKNASAAEKERFKHYHNIITTLSKLAYIHFLEQDEEVPISASAVVGELELLIPMAGLINKETELSRLNREIAKLEKDITLAESKLNNPKFTDKAPAEIIDKEREKLAQAQLAREKLQVHRQTIEKL; this comes from the coding sequence ATGGATAAGACGTATTCTCCCCAAGCAATAGAGAAATTTCGCTACCAAGACTGGGAAACTCAACATTTTTTCCAACCTCAGGGCGACGGTCCAAATTACTGTATTATGTTACCGCCACCTAATGTAACAGGTAGCCTACATATGGGCCATGGTTTCCAACATACCTTAATGGATATACTCACTCGCTACCACCGTATGCAGGGTAATAAGACGCTATGGCAGCCAGGTACTGATCATGCAGGTATTTCGACGCAACTTGTTGTTGAGCGTCAATTAGAAAATAAAGGCTTACAGCGCAAAGAGTTGACCCGAGAACAGTTCTTAGAACACGTATGGCAGTGGAAAGAAGAGTCTGGCCATCAGATTACATCACAAATGCGGCGAATTGGTTCTTCAGTTGATTGGAAACGTGAGCGCTTTACAATGGATGAAGGCCTTTCTGGGGCCGTGCAAAAAGTATTTGTACAGCTTTATGATGAAGGCTTAATTTACCGCGGGACACGCTTAGTTAACTGGGATCCTAAATTAGGTACAGCGGTTTCGGACTTAGAGGTTATTTCCCAAGAAGAAGATGGTTTTCTATGGCATATTTGCTACCCAATCGTTGACTCTGATGAGTTTCTTATTGTTGCTACCACTCGGCCTGAAACCATGTTAGGTGATGTAGCGGTTGCTGTACACCCAGAGGATACGCGTTATCAGCACTTAATTGGCAAGCAAGTAGCGCTTCCTCTTTGTGATAGGCAAATACCAATTATCGCAGATGATTATGTTGATCGTGAGTTTGGTACAGGTTGTGTAAAAATTACACCTGCTCATGATTTTAACGATCATGAAATTGGCAAACGCCATAACCTTCCTGCTATCAATATTCTTACTAAGAAAGGTGCAATAAACAAAAATGCGCCGCTTAAATACCAAGGTATGGATAGATTTATTGCCCGTAAACAAGTGATTGAAGATTTAACAGAAAAGCAATTACTTATTAAAACAGAACCGCACAAATTGAAAGTTCCTAGAGGCGAAAAATCTAATGTAATTATTGAACCATTATTGACTGATCAATGGTATGTAAAAATAAAACCGTTAGCAGAACCTGCAATTGATGCTGTTAAAAAAGGTGAAATTCGTTTTGTTCCTGAAAATTGGACTAAAACTTACTTCCAATGGATGGAAAATATAGAAGATTGGTGTATCAGCCGTCAACTGTGGTGGGGACACCGTATTCCTGCCTGGTATGATAGCCATGGGCATATTTATGTCGGTTACAGTGAAAAAGATGTTCGCTTTAAATATAAGCTTGATGACGCACTGCATCTTAAGCAAGACGAAGATGTTCTGGATACGTGGTTTTCATCAGCACTGTGGCCTTTTTCTACTTTAGGTTGGCCTGAGCGCACCCCTGAATTAGAACAGTTTTATCCAACTTCTGTGCTAATTACAGGGTTTGATATTATCTTTTTCTGGGTAGCCCGTATGATTATGATGGGCTTAAAATTTACAGGTAAAATACCTTTCAAAGAAGTCTTAATTACCGGTCTTATTCGTGATAGTGAGGGCCAGAAAATGTCTAAATCTAAAGGGAATGTTTTAGACCCTTTAGATATTATTGATGGCATTGATATCGATACCCTAGTGGCTAAACGCACCGCTAATTTAATGCTTCCTTCTTTAAAGGAAAAAATAGCTAAAGCAACTCGTAAAGAATTTCCAGAAGGCATTCCAGCCTTTGGTACCGATGCGCTGCGCTTTACCTTCTGCTCACTCGCATCCTTTGGCCGTAATGTTCGATTTGATCTTCATCGCGTTGAAGGTTATCGAAATTTCTGTAATAAGCTATGGAATGCGGCCCGCTATGTTTTACTTAATACCGAAGAACAAATTGACTTAGAAGATGGTGCTTTTCAATATAGCCCTGCTGATCAATGGATACTCTCTTGCTTACAACACACCATCGCTGATTGCCATCATTATTTAGCGACTTATCGTTTTGACTTATTAGCTAATACTTTGTATGAATTTGTGTGGCATGAATACTGTGATTGGTATTTAGAGTTATCTAAACCTGTTCTTTATGACCCACAAGCACTGGGTGCGATGAAGCGTGGCACCCGAAGAACGCTAATTCATATATTGGATCAAGTATTAAAACTACTACATCCTATTATGCCTTTTATTACTGAAGAAATATGGCAACGCACCAGCAAACTAACCAGTCAGAATAGTGAAAGTATCATGCTCAGCACTTACCCAAAAGTTAATGAGCAATTTATCAATACTGCCTTAGAAGCTCAAATGGCTTGGGTTAAAGAGGTGATTCAATCAGTACGTACCATTCGCAGTGAAATGGGTATTTCACCTGCCAAGCTAATTATGTTGCAAGTTAAGAATGCTTCTGCTGCTGAGAAAGAACGTTTTAAACATTACCATAATATAATAACAACGCTCAGTAAATTAGCTTATATCCATTTTCTAGAGCAAGATGAGGAAGTGCCTATTTCAGCTTCTGCCGTAGTTGGCGAGCTTGAGCTTTTAATTCCTATGGCAGGCCTTATTAATAAAGAAACTGAATTAAGCCGTTTAAATAGAGAAATTGCTAAATTAGAGAAAGACATTACTTTAGCTGAAAGCAAATTGAATAATCCTAAATTTACTGATAAAGCGCCTGCTGAAATTATAGATAAAGAGAGAGAAAAGTTAGCCCAAGCGCAACTTGCAAGAGAAAAATTACAAGTGCATAGACAAACTATTGAAAAGCTTTAA
- a CDS encoding MAPEG family protein, translated as MFTLILCLFIACLFPYLAKIPVVVAMNKQPGGHDNKHPRAQQASLKGWGARAVAAHQNSFESLLIFATACLTAIATRHTGYTIQVLAIIYLLSRVIYHALYLLNWSTLRTTFWALGYIVSLVIIWLCIPV; from the coding sequence ATGTTTACCTTAATTTTATGTCTTTTTATTGCTTGCCTGTTTCCTTACCTTGCAAAGATTCCTGTGGTTGTAGCAATGAACAAGCAACCTGGAGGCCACGACAATAAACACCCCAGGGCACAGCAAGCCTCCTTAAAAGGCTGGGGTGCACGCGCGGTTGCAGCGCATCAAAATAGCTTTGAATCACTTCTTATTTTTGCCACAGCTTGCCTAACGGCTATTGCTACACGCCATACAGGTTATACAATTCAAGTGCTTGCCATTATTTATCTCCTTTCTAGAGTAATATACCATGCGTTGTATTTACTTAATTGGTCAACATTGCGTACGACTTTCTGGGCCCTTGGCTATATTGTTTCCTTAGTTATAATTTGGCTATGTATTCCCGTCTAA